A window of Cuculus canorus isolate bCucCan1 chromosome 20, bCucCan1.pri, whole genome shotgun sequence genomic DNA:
tttctttgcttctttccgGCTTTCGCTGCTTCAGGAAGCGCAGGAGAGGTGGCACGAGAGGGCTGAAACCAGAGAGAGGGGTCAGGGACGGGGTTTTTAAGCAGCTTGAATGGTTTCTTTCGTTTTCTAAGAGATGCACTTGCCTATGATACTGTTTCTCCAGTGCGATGATTACTGCTCCATTACTATTGATACGATATTGTGCATGCTAGTGTCGTATTTCTATACAGTAGCTTGGAATTTATTAACTTATCCTGTAGCTGTTCAGTATTCCTAGGACAGAATAGTCtgcaaagggttttttttttaaggtttggggttttttttaatttattttactttttttcctttcggGGGTAAAGTTTTGCTCTACCAAATCGTGATCGTAACAAACTGACCTGTTCTGGGTGTTGCTATAGTGACATGCGATTAtatatgatttttgtttttaaaaaggagtaaaaaaataaaaaaagcaaaagaaaacaccagtgtTAGCGTAACCTCAATGTCTGGTGTTCGTCATGGTGAAACTCTAACTATTGCGGTGTAGGAGAACAATGACTGTGTTCTTTGAATGAGCCtctgtttgtgctttttgtCATGTTATGCAGTGAACTATTTTTAAGGTCTGatcagtgatttctttttccaactCCGTGTTTCTGTAAGGGATTTATTTCACACACGGACCATTCTTAGCGGTTTTTCCTCAGTGATGGAATATCATGAATGTGAGTCATTATGTAGCCGTCGTACATTGAGCAAATAAACTTACAGATCTGACGTCAGCGCTGCTCACTTCTTATCGCCTGTGTGGGGTTCCGAGGGCCTCCGGGGGACAGGGGAGACGGGGATGGGAGCAACCAGATGGGTTTCTGCTCTGTGGGGTCACCTCCCTGCCACCAGTGCAGAGGGAAGCTGAGATCTGTgatcatgggatgggttgggtggGAAtagacctcacagcccatccagttccaccatgggcagggacaccttccactggatcaggggctccaagccccatccagcctggccttgaacacctccaggaatggggtgaacacctccaggatgatcctctccccagcttttccaggagcccctttcaggcTGCCTTAACGTCTTTccggagcctcctcttctccaagctgaggagatgctgctctccatccttccGGGTTCATGGTTCACCAGGCTCCCAGCCTTCCCGGGGCGAAGGTGACCTGGGAGCCGTGGGGATGGTCCATGGGTGTTCCCGTGGGATTTAGGGGGATGGGGTTgcctccctgcctgcttccctccctcccgGATGGTTTTTCCACTCCAGCCTTGTGCGGTGACTCACACTGTAAAAATACTTCCCTGCCTTGGAAGCAGGAGCTGAGAACGCACCTCGGCTCTGACTCTCGCAGCTGCTGGGGACCCCCAAGGTGTGGgacagagccccccaggacccgGTGGGcactgctgcctccctgctgagcctggggtgggtttgggggcgagagcagaggggagagggCTGGGGGTCCCTTGAGGGGTTCCTCCCTTGGAGCCGTGCTGGGGCTGACGAGTCCGGCTGTGGAAGCAGGACCCAATCCTGCCCTGCTGAGCCTGTCCCAGCACCTTCTGGAGCCAGGAGTAGCCCTGAATCCCCCCCAACCggaccccctctgcccctcgCTGGTGGGGCCTCGGTTTCCCCACTTGGAGCAGCGCCTGCAGGTCAGTGACCCCCgagaggcactgggggggccAAGGCAGAGCGAAAGAGCCCGAGCTAGCAGGCAGAGCCCTCCTACGGCTCTCAGGGCAGGATTTAGCCCCGGGATGGGGTGTCAAGGGTGCCCAGTGAGGGCGTCCACACGGAGCAGGTCGCAGCCGGTGGGATTCGGGtgcagccccagggcagggtgctggggagcCAGAATTAGGGCGGTGGGGGCAACGGGTGGGTCCCTCAGCAACCGTCAGCTCCTGGCATCGCACTTTGCTGACCCTGAATTTGGGGGGTGCTCCCAGAGGATCCCTGGATCCCCCCAGTTCTTCCAGGCTGatttaaggcaaagaaaaccaGGACAGGCAGGATCAGCCCCTCCCTGGCGTGGGGCGATGCCATGTGGGGCAGCACGGGCGCTGGCAGAGGAGCTCAGGCAGGGGGTGCAGGCACTTTGCACCCCCCGATGCTGAGCCTGGTGGGTGATGCCCCTGCGGACAGGAGAGTGGCTGAATCCCTCGCACCCCGCTCCATGTGCCgcagggcagggggtggcatTTACACCTCCCCTGGGCTGCCAGCGCTGCGCTCGCCATGGCAACCATCTCCATCGCTCTGGTTGCCATGGCCACCCATCCCCAAAATGCCGCACACAAGCGGGGGGCACACGCGTGACCCCAGCAGCGACGTCGATCCCAGCCCCACGCTGGCACCCGAGTCCTGCCTGACCCATGGCAccaggggctggggggcacgTGGAGCCCCCAGCTCGCGGCGTGGGATTCCTGCCCGGTCACCGTCTGCCTCTGGGATGACTCAGGGGGGGATTAGTGGGATTTGCCGGAGTGGGAACATCGCAGCCGCGGGCTCACCATGTAGGGGGCACAGGGGGGCGAGGGGCCAACTGGGGCCGAGCAGCACTGGGACCACAACTGCCCATCACCTCCAGCTCCTGAGCTGAGCCCCGAGCCAGCGCGAGCGGTTGAAGGGAACGGAGGGCTGAGGGGGCTCCGCTGTGGGACGGGGGTGATTCCTGGCCATGGAGCTCTCATTTGCCCTTGGCTCCCTGTGATCCTGGTGTGTGCTTGTTTGCCAGGGACACAGAGACCCAGGTTGGTGCCAAGACCCAAAGTGTTCCGAGCCAGGGTGCTGAGAGCCAGAGTTGTGGGGGGCAGGGGTGGTGAGAGCTGGGATCCGAGAAGCCTGGGATGTGGGGAACCCGGAATTCTGGAGACTAGGCATGTCAGAGCCCTGGGCTGTCAGACACATTGGAGACCTGGGATGTTGAGACACATAATTTCTGGGATGTAAGAAACCTGGGATGTGGAAAACCCGGATGTTGAGGTTGTTGAAGAGCCATGATATGGAGATCCGGCATGTGCAGACCAGAGATTCTGGAGAGCTGGGCTGTCAAGACATGGGATGCTGGAGGGTGGGATGTGGAGAGCTGAGATGTAGGAGACCAAGGATGTGAGATATCCAGGATAAGGAGACTCAAGGTGTGAAGACTTGGGATATTAAACCCAGGATGCTGAGCCCTGGGTTGCTCACCCCAGGCTGTTGAGCAGGGCTCGGTGGCCGTCCCACTGGCCACGCTGGCCCTCGCATCTCTATCCCAGTGTCCTGGTCCAGCCCTGCCGGAGCAGAGAGCCGGTGCTCATGGTGCAGTTTCCACCCAGCACAGTGGCACCGGTGCCACGGCTCCCAGGGCACAGACACAGCGCATGGCGACAAGTTTCTTTCACCACTCTTTATTCTGGCTGTTTCTGCCGGTTCATTTATTGAAGGCACTCGGTGAGTGGGCGAgtacaaaataaacaataaaaagggTCTGTGAGCGGGTagggtgcaggatgaggggcGACGGtggcttctcctcctcctcactgccGCCTACTTCTTGGCTTGGCTCTCGACGGTGACGGGGATGGTGATCTCGGCGGACTGGATGGCCGGCTTGGGCAGAGGTGCCTCCACCGTCAGCATCCCATCCGGAGAGAGTGAGGAGCGCACGGCCGTGGCTTCAACGCCGGGAGGGAGGCTGCGTGGGGAGAAGGGGGTCAGGGCTGCGGCACCCATCGCTGCGCCCCAGCGGGTGCATGGCTGTGGCCGCAGAGAGAGGCTCAGCCCCGATGGGTACgcttggactcaatgatctcaaaggtcttttccaacctagtgattttataaggctatgattctatgaaattgcCGCCTCCCCCCACTCCCAGTCCAGGTGATTCGCATCTCCAGTTTGGCCAGTGGCATCCCCAGTTTGGCCAGTGGGCACTGGAGGGGATAGCTGTGTGGGCAAAGGTCCCCAAAGACACTGGAGGTGCTGCCAGGATCCcatctccacccctccctggtACTCACGTGTATTTTCGGGTGAAGCACCTGGAGATGAAGCCGTGCTCATCCTGCTTCTCCTCGTGTTTGCCTGGAACGAAAAGAAACCCAGGGATAGTTGGGAGGGGCTGATCCTGCCTGTCCTggtttttctttgccttaaatcagcctggaggaactggggggaccCAGGGGCCCTCTGAGAGCACCCCCCATATTCAAAGGGAACAAAGTGCGATGCCAGGAGCTGACGGTGGCTGCGGGACACACCCGCTGCCCCCACCACCCTCCATTCCGgctccccagcaccctgccctggggctgcaCCCGAATCCCACCGTCCGGGACCTCGCTGGGGCTGGCTCCGAGCTGTGGCGCCTGGGCTTCGTCACAGCCGCCCAGGCTGAGCTGCAAGGGTGCtgcagggggacacggggctgGGGGGAGACATGGGGCTCATGACCCCCCAAGACCCTTCGGTTGTTTGCAGCTGGAGGGtccctccctgcatcccaaCTGGACCAGCAGCAAGGGGTCAATATATGAGTCTGGGGGGGGTATATCTGCACCCCTGTATATCTGTATATCTGTAACATCTGTAACATGAATGTACCCCAAAACTGCGCTCCCACTGCTAGACCTTCCTCTCGCCttgatttttcccttccctttccctctcctctcctccatctccttcttctgcctttccttcctttgtttcCCATCACTTATTCTGCTCTGTTTTACCTTTCCACCCTTTTCCCACCCGGCAAGCGCCGGGATGGCCACCCCAGCCAGAcactggggggggtccccacagccccctccgCAGCACCCACCCGTTATCTCCACGATGTTGTCCTTGGTTTTGACCACTAGCTCTTCGGGTGCAAAGTGGTTGACGTCCAAGGTGACCTTCCAGCTGTCGGCGGTCTGGCGGATCTCGGAGATGCCGCTGCTGAGCTGGCGGCTCAGCGCCTGCCCGTACGGCATCAGTGCACTTTCCCGAGGGAGGAGGCGGAAATATCCCGGCCAAGCGCTACCGCTGGGCCACTTGTACCAATCCTCTGGGATGTGGGGCATCCCGAAGGACTGGTCGAAGAGGCGGCTGCCATGGTACCAGTCGCGGAAGGGGTCCCAGCTGGGGCTGCGCAGGAAGGTGAAGGGGACGCGGCGCTCGGCCATGGTGCGCGGAGCTGCTGCGGGGCGGCCGGCGGCGCTTATGAAGGGGCCCGGTGGTTATTTTTAGCTGGGCAGCTCAGCTGGCTATTAATGGAAATCACGGCAGGGCCCGGGGAAGGGACGAGAAACTTTTGCTGGGGCTGTGGCGGCTGCGCAGCGGCGCGGGGACGGGGCTGGCAGCGCCCTGGGCCCCCCCTGCCAGGGCTGTCTCCCAGCGCTGCAGGAGGTTTGGCTCGTTGAGGGTGATGGATGGCCCTTGGAGCTGCTCCCAGCCGCATCGCTTCCCGTAAAACCATCCCAGGGATGCGCGGAGAGGGGCTGGGGTTGGGCCAGAGCCTCGCAAGGGAGGATGAGTCAGTGCGGGAGCCGCTGCGTCACCCACCGGCCAGAACCTTCTGGAGACCCCGCGCTCGGCATCACGTGGGGCTGATGGGGGCCCAGTGGGACCAGTAAGGGCTGGTGGGAGCTCGCAGGACCTGGTGGGAATCATGGAGTCCAGTAGGGGCTGAGAGAACCCTCTGGGGTCGCGTGGCCCCTTCCCTTTGCCCTCACGCCCAAACCTGTGTCTCCAGTGACACTCAGGAAAAGGTCCCTATCTGGGGCCGAATCCCGGGCTCCCGATTGCAGGGAAGAGCTGTTTTCCCAGCCCGGTGAGCCCAGCAGTGGGTGCCAgcaccccccagcccctgccagcccccctggtgtggggcagagcccagcGCTGTCTCTGGAACCACACGGGGGAAAGGGCTGAAGGCGACAGAGCATCCAGGGAATTGGGGgggctgaggagctgcagggactgCAGAGGTGAGGGGATGGATGTGGGAAATGGAGGTGTGCAGCGAGGGAGGAGAGGCAAGGAGAGGTgcaagggaaggggaaagatggatggatgcaggcagggatgggagggatgcagagggggatgcagggaaggatgcagggagggctgggagggatgcagggaaggaTGCTGAAAATGAtgcagggagggatgcaggtagggatgcagggaagaatgaagggagggatggaaggaaggatgctGGGAAagatgggagggatgggggcGTTGCAGGCAAATGGGAGGGATGCAGAGAAGGATGCAGGGAGCcaggagggctgcagggagtgaGGAAGGatgcccccccttccccagcagcgGGGCCTCCATGGAGGGTTTCCCGCAGCCTGCAGCAGGATGCTCTGGGGAATCACAGGAGCGGTGCCCAGCACGCAGCCAGGGGCCGATACACcgaggaggagagaagaggagagagaagggtggggctggaaacagagggcaggggaagaggaggatgggTGATGGGTCTACAAGAGCTGGACAAGACCAAGCCTGCGCAGAGGGAGGTCAACCCTGCTGCGAAGAAACAGCTCTGTGCCCAGCAGAGTCATTTACAATATAtactgtatattttattataattgaACCAGCTCACTGACTCTACAGCTGTACTCACAACCCAGAAAAAGAGAGAGCGCACGCGCGAgaggaaaatactgaagtatttCTACAGAGTATTTGTTCCAGTTGGCTCCCTCCGCGGCAGGAGACAGAGGCTGTAAAAGAGGAAGACTGGACATTTTCCCTGATGTGCTGGC
This region includes:
- the HSPB1 gene encoding heat shock protein beta-1; its protein translation is MAERRVPFTFLRSPSWDPFRDWYHGSRLFDQSFGMPHIPEDWYKWPSGSAWPGYFRLLPRESALMPYGQALSRQLSSGISEIRQTADSWKVTLDVNHFAPEELVVKTKDNIVEITGKHEEKQDEHGFISRCFTRKYTLPPGVEATAVRSSLSPDGMLTVEAPLPKPAIQSAEITIPVTVESQAKK